The following are encoded together in the Candidatus Methylomirabilota bacterium genome:
- a CDS encoding uroporphyrinogen decarboxylase family protein, which yields MAPPSVFLDACRRRPTAFTPVWLMRQAGRYMPEYRAMRERHGFLELCK from the coding sequence ATGGCACCGCCCTCCGTGTTTCTCGACGCGTGCCGGCGCCGGCCGACCGCGTTCACGCCGGTGTGGCTCATGCGCCAGGCGGGGCGCTATATGCCGGAGTACCGCGCCATGCGCGAGCGGCACGGCTTCCTCGAGCTGTGCAAGAA